In Palaeococcus ferrophilus DSM 13482, the genomic window CTCTAACTGCTGAGTCCCATTCCATCTCGACACCGAACCCATTTTCATGGCAGAACCACATGAACTCGTTTAAATCTTGATAATTCATACCATTTGGTCTGTAGTAATCACCTTTAGTGTCGGTGACCATGTAGTAATGGGGTTGCGGAGCTACATGAGTAAATCCTACTTTTTGTACACATTTTCTTGTTAAATACAATGGATCACGGTCCCCCCATCTTTCTATGGGTATCCACAGTACAGGTTTTTTGTAAGTGTCTCTAATGTAACTCACAATGTTTTTTATTTTAGTAGAATCACTAGACACAGCCCCTGCTCCCTCCAGACTGAAGTAGTACCCTGTTACCCTCCTAGCCACAGTAGAGGATTCGACTTTAATTATCCAATCCTTCATATCCTCGAGAGTCCTGGGTGTTTTAGTAGCATCATAATACGGGATTTCCACCCAATTTCAAATCCCAAACCTGATTCTGCTACGAACTTTTTCATGTCACTCAAGAGCGTAGAAAAATCCGAATATTTTCCTTCGTCGGTAGACAATAGCACAACTCCATCGAAATATTTTATAAACTCTGCAATTTGTTCTTTAGGTGTAATTTTCTTTCCAGCATAATAAAACAATGCCAGTCGAGTCATAGTATCACCATTAATAATTGCTTATCCGATAATATATAAACTTTTCGTTATGGACGACGTTTAAAGAACAATATCAAAAAAGAAAAATCAAAGCGTGTAATCCACTACCTTCTTGGCCTCTTCGATGTGCTCGGGATAGACGTTCTTTATCTCCGGGTGAAGGGCCTTGATGACCCTTCCGACGAGCACGAAGAGGGTTCCCGCTATTATCGGCAGTTCGTTGACGAGCTCCTCCTCGAGCGGAACCTCGACAGGAATCTCGCGCAGGACAAACTTCCTTATAGGTTCTATCTCGACGTTCTCTTCCTCGATAGCGGCCCTGAAGAGGTTCATGGAGCTCTTGAAGCCCTTTGTGAGCGGAAGATGGCGGAGCTTTATAGTCTCGCTCCCCTCAGCTATCGCGTTCTCGTAGGCAACATCGAAGAGGTCAGCGAGCTTCTTCTCCACGATCCCCATCATCTCCTCTGCGCGCGGCTTTATCACCGCCAGGCCGCAGGTCTTCTCCAGAATCTTCTGGAGCTGGGGGTAGGGGATTATCATCTCCGCCATGGTCATCACCCCCACCACCTTCTCTCCAGCCATATTTTAGTAACATTTAGTATTTAAAGTTTTCTAATTCCCTGCATATGTGTGGACCAGAAGCGCCGTAAACGCCAAGCCTTTATTTCCGCCAATACCACCGGGAAAACCACCTATTCAGTCGCCAGGTGCTCGTAGGTTACCCACACGGTGTAACATCCCTTGGCGTCTTCCTCGATGACGATTTTCCTAAGTCGGGCCCCATATCGGCTCACGGCCCCCTCAACGATCGCCGGAAGCTCCTCAAGGAAGGCCTTTCTCTTAACGGTCAGCTCCATAGAACCACCGAAGAAAGAGAGGAAGAGGAGGTTAAAGCTTTACCCCATAGTTCTCGACCCTTATTCCAGGCTCCTCCACAACCTTTCCAAGCTCGAAGCTCTCGAAGTGTCCGTTCAGGAGCTGTAAAGCATCCTCCTTCTCCTCCGCCGGGACAACGGCGACCATTCCGACCCCCATGTTGAAAACGCGGAACATCTCCTCCAGCGGAACGCCGTTCTCGTGGATGAGTCCGAATATTCCCCCAACAGGAGGCATCTCGAGGGAGAAGCCGTAGGGAGTGAGTCTCTTCAGGTTGAGAAGGCCGCCTCCGGTTATGTGGGCCAAAC contains:
- a CDS encoding DUF4855 domain-containing protein encodes the protein MKDWIIKVESSTVARRVTGYYFSLEGAGAVSSDSTKIKNIVSYIRDTYKKPVLWIPIERWGDRDPLYLTRKCVQKVGFTHVAPQPHYYMVTDTKGDYYRPNGMNYQDLNEFMWFCHENGFGVEMEWDSAVRGYCEHCGYGCNATKCTERARDYLVSLSDIEKRFGKFPYVVYYFSTDLNNYLKVVR
- a CDS encoding DUF1931 family protein; protein product: MAEMIIPYPQLQKILEKTCGLAVIKPRAEEMMGIVEKKLADLFDVAYENAIAEGSETIKLRHLPLTKGFKSSMNLFRAAIEEENVEIEPIRKFVLREIPVEVPLEEELVNELPIIAGTLFVLVGRVIKALHPEIKNVYPEHIEEAKKVVDYTL